The following coding sequences lie in one Flagellimonas eckloniae genomic window:
- a CDS encoding LytR/AlgR family response regulator transcription factor, whose translation MINCIVIDDEPLAREGIISYIEQLDFLKCVGTGISALDIPKLLGSGEVDLLFLDIQMPLMNGLEYLRSNPKPPMTVLTTAFPNYAIEGFDLNVLDYLLKPVSFNRFFAAATKAKQQFVLRHQDTFLAKEEEQSCFFIKCDGKYEKIFLEDILFVQALQNYVIIQTVKRKYVSLLFLKNVEERLDSTNFIRVHKSYIVAIDKIEGVAQHEIQIGSYKIPLSRNYKKEVMPKILGDNLWSGK comes from the coding sequence ATGATTAATTGTATCGTCATCGATGATGAACCCTTAGCGCGTGAGGGCATTATTAGCTACATTGAGCAATTGGATTTTCTGAAATGCGTAGGTACCGGAATATCTGCGCTTGATATTCCAAAGCTTTTGGGAAGTGGGGAAGTGGATTTGCTCTTCTTGGATATACAAATGCCCTTGATGAACGGTTTGGAATATTTACGATCCAATCCAAAACCTCCAATGACAGTTTTGACCACTGCCTTTCCCAACTATGCCATTGAGGGGTTTGATTTGAACGTCTTGGATTATCTTTTAAAACCAGTTTCCTTTAATCGTTTTTTTGCGGCTGCTACCAAGGCCAAACAGCAATTCGTACTTAGGCATCAGGATACTTTCTTGGCAAAGGAAGAGGAACAAAGCTGCTTTTTTATTAAGTGTGATGGAAAATATGAAAAGATATTTTTGGAAGATATACTTTTTGTGCAGGCGTTACAGAATTATGTTATTATTCAAACCGTAAAAAGAAAATATGTAAGTCTACTATTTTTAAAAAACGTGGAAGAAAGGTTAGATTCAACCAATTTTATTCGGGTACATAAATCATACATTGTTGCCATAGACAAAATTGAGGGGGTTGCCCAACACGAGATTCAAATAGGTTCTTATAAAATTCCCTTAAGCCGTAATTACAAGAAAGAGGTAATGCCAAAAATTTTGGGGGATAATCTTTGGAGTGGAAAGTAA